ACAAATACCGATCTGCATTTTGGCAAGGCAAGCCGGCTTGTCGGGAGCCTTGGTTTCAAAGGTTTACCGACGATCGAAGGCGTGCAAATGGATATCAGGCTCTCACTTTCCAAAATCGAACCGGCAGACCTGATCCAGTATTACCCCGAGTGGGATATGCATTCTACGCTTCAAAAATTTGGATTGACACTGCTTGACGGGAGCTTTAAAGGTACACTGGGTGATTTTTCGGTAACTGCCAATGCGTCGTCTGCAATGGGCGAAGTGGCCGGCGATCTTGTTTTCCATATTGCTGACCCCAAATCCACCACCTATTCAGGCAAAATCCAGACTAACCGCTTTGAGCTGGGAAAGTTGCTTGATCGCGAAGACACCTGGCAGCAGCTTGATTTTGAAGGTCAGGTATTTGGAAAAGGGCTGGAACTTCAGTTTGCTACCACCGATATGAATGCGCTTGTTGGCAGAGTGGGGTTCCGGAATTATGATTACAGAAATATTAGATTAAAGGGAAACCTTCAGAATCAGTATTTCAACGGGCTCGTGAGTGCCAGAGACACCAATCTGGTGTTGAACCTGGAAGGCGAATTTGATCTTTCGAAACAGCAGAATGCGTTTGATGTTCAGGGGACTATCGAAAGGGCAAATTTAGGCCAGCTGGGTTTTACCGCCGACTCCATTACGCTCAGCACACAATTGAATGTAAATGTAACCGGGAATACTGTCGACGATTTAACCGGGGATGCCAGACTGCTGAACACCTATATGTTGATGACCAATCGGGAGCGGAACCTCGTCATTGACACGCTTACATTTTCGTCGCGAAAACAAGCTCAAAACCGGATATTAAGATTAGACAGTGAATTTCTGTCCGCGAAGGTGGAAGGTGATTTTATGCCTACCCGCTCGTGGAAGGACCTCACCCGTTTGATTGACGAGTATAAATTGTATTTCTTCGAAAATGAAGCGAACAGGGCTCAGTATTATGCAAAAAAACCCGTCCAGGCTATCCAGGCCAGGTACCAAATCGAATATGAGGTCGAAACCAGAAACCTCTCACGGTTCCTGGCGTTTTTAAATCCGGATATCTACATATCAAAGGGCGCGAGGGCAGAAGGTGTTTTTAGAATGGATAACACCGCGATACTGACCATGAATGCGATTTCTGACACGTTGCGTTACGGGACAAATCAGTTTGTGAATTCAGAGTTGGATGTCACTACTTCCAAATTCGTTAACAATGCCGAGGTACTTGCATCCATATTGGTCACTTCCGATCAGCAGCAAATCAGTGTACTTGTCCCTACCGAAAAACTCGAACTGGAAGGTACCTGGGATGAGGACCATATCGATTTCAACGGCGCGATTCGCCAGGTCAGGAGTACCAACAAGGCCAATCTGGCGGGGGAAATCCGTTTTCTGGCAGCAGGGTTTGATGTTAATTTCAAAGATTCCAGGCTCAGTTTGCTGGAAGAACAGTGGACGGTTCCTTCGCAGAGCGTAATTTCAATTGCCGGCAAAGAAATATCACTGTCTAATGTAGGTCTTGTAAGTGGTAAGCAGCGCATATTTTTAAACGGAAACGCCTCTGAGAATCCGGAGAAAAGCATGTTGCTGGATATCAAAAATTTTCGTCTGGGTAGCCTTAACCCTGTTTTGAATACAAAACTTGCGGGTATTATGGACGGGACTGCCCGGGTCAAGGACGTTTACAACAGTGTTATCCTGGATGCGAGTTTTAATATCGAAAGCTTAGGTTACGCGCAATACGAATTCGGTAATCTGTCGGGAACCGGGGATTGGGACCAGATTACGAGTGAGTTGCAGGTAGACGCACAGCTGAGCAAGAATGCGCGGCGGGTGTTCAACCTGGTAGGATCTTATCGCCCCAAGCTGGCTGAAAACACATTAAATCTGAAAGCGATTTTCAACCACATTGATTTTAAGGCACTCGAACCTTTTGCGGACGGGCTTGTATCGGATATCGGTGGCAGTGCGCAGGGAACTGTGACGATCAAAGGCAAGGTGGACTCGCCGGTGCTGGAAGGATCCCTGATGGTTGAACAGGGGCGGATGAAATTCGATTATTTACAATCGGTATTTCATTTTAATGACAAGATTAATTTTACAGAAAGTGAAATAACGGTGAACAATATCGTCGTAACTGATGGTGACGGGAACACTGCGCTGGTACGCGGAGGTGTATTTCACGATAGCTTTAAATATTTTTCGCTGGGTTTCAATGCAGACCTCCGGAACTTTAAAATCCTGAATACGAATGCGAAAGACAACAGCATTTTTTATGGTACCGCCTATGTAACAGGTCCGGTGGCTGTTTTTGGGCCTATTAATAACCTGAATATCGAGGCGAATGTAAGTAGTAACAAGGGCACGAAAATATATATTCCCCTCGACGGAGCAACCGAGGTGGCTACCCAGGATTACATTCAGTTTGTGAGCAAATTGCCAGCCGTTGACAGTACAGCAACCACCAATTCCGATTCAATCAGCCGTAGCCAGGTCGCAGGTGGGATTAAAATGGATTTCAACTTTAACCTAACCCCGGAGGCAACCTGCGAGATCATTTTCGACAGGCAGACCGGCGACATTTTGAGAGGAAACGGTTCCGGAAGGCTAAGTCTGAATATCGATACCCAGGGCGATTTTACCATGGCGGGGACATATGAAATTGAGCGTGGAGAATACAATTTCACGTTGCAAAATGTAATTAACAAGAAATTCAGTATCAAGCCGGGCAGCCGTATTGTGTGGTCGGGTGACCCTTACGGGGCTATTTTGGATGTAAAAGCGGGTTATACCCAATTGGTTTCGCTTGCGGGCGTTTTGCCCAATACCAGTACTGTGGCTACAACCAATGATGCGCTTTCAAGGCGATATCCCGTAGAGGTGACGATTGGATTATCGGACAGGCTGATGGCGCCGCAGATCCGCTATGATCTCAAAATCCTCGATAATCCTTCTTTAAACACTTATCGCGGACAACTGGAA
This Dyadobacter sp. UC 10 DNA region includes the following protein-coding sequences:
- a CDS encoding translocation/assembly module TamB domain-containing protein; translation: MIFALLALGILTIALQLTSVQTWAVQEAADRISGKLGYPITIQKVNIKWFDVVSLEGVSVKDTSQKDMIDVGRIDVNLDLHNIINNAAREIYLDEVNVFQPQVRLAIVPESGYLNIDGFIEKINELTAPAIPRPANAPENNIPFIIGKSKVIDGTFSYDDPRRPRDRGKRVFDYSHFKLNHLYGDLKNFLVQGDTISFVAKNLKTIDAQTGLEMHDLDTRFLFCQKKMELKELDAHIGNSRLKDEVVFFYNRSGELGDFNHKVTMKGHLVGSHVDSRDLGLFSSYVDALDETWRISGDFNGKVDDFVVTNTDLHFGKASRLVGSLGFKGLPTIEGVQMDIRLSLSKIEPADLIQYYPEWDMHSTLQKFGLTLLDGSFKGTLGDFSVTANASSAMGEVAGDLVFHIADPKSTTYSGKIQTNRFELGKLLDREDTWQQLDFEGQVFGKGLELQFATTDMNALVGRVGFRNYDYRNIRLKGNLQNQYFNGLVSARDTNLVLNLEGEFDLSKQQNAFDVQGTIERANLGQLGFTADSITLSTQLNVNVTGNTVDDLTGDARLLNTYMLMTNRERNLVIDTLTFSSRKQAQNRILRLDSEFLSAKVEGDFMPTRSWKDLTRLIDEYKLYFFENEANRAQYYAKKPVQAIQARYQIEYEVETRNLSRFLAFLNPDIYISKGARAEGVFRMDNTAILTMNAISDTLRYGTNQFVNSELDVTTSKFVNNAEVLASILVTSDQQQISVLVPTEKLELEGTWDEDHIDFNGAIRQVRSTNKANLAGEIRFLAAGFDVNFKDSRLSLLEEQWTVPSQSVISIAGKEISLSNVGLVSGKQRIFLNGNASENPEKSMLLDIKNFRLGSLNPVLNTKLAGIMDGTARVKDVYNSVILDASFNIESLGYAQYEFGNLSGTGDWDQITSELQVDAQLSKNARRVFNLVGSYRPKLAENTLNLKAIFNHIDFKALEPFADGLVSDIGGSAQGTVTIKGKVDSPVLEGSLMVEQGRMKFDYLQSVFHFNDKINFTESEITVNNIVVTDGDGNTALVRGGVFHDSFKYFSLGFNADLRNFKILNTNAKDNSIFYGTAYVTGPVAVFGPINNLNIEANVSSNKGTKIYIPLDGATEVATQDYIQFVSKLPAVDSTATTNSDSISRSQVAGGIKMDFNFNLTPEATCEIIFDRQTGDILRGNGSGRLSLNIDTQGDFTMAGTYEIERGEYNFTLQNVINKKFSIKPGSRIVWSGDPYGAILDVKAGYTQLVSLAGVLPNTSTVATTNDALSRRYPVEVTIGLSDRLMAPQIRYDLKILDNPSLNTYRGQLEAFQNKLKSDEQELSRQVSSLLVVNQLLPETSLATVGSQNFLGSSISELVSNQISRWASGINENLEVGVSGLSLDQNALNNLQLRFSYRFLNDRFRVTRDGRFTSGAQNQTGATAYDAASLLGEWTLEYWLNSRGSVRVKAYNRNVQNPLSLNNTVTTGGVSMQFTRSFNRFNVMPKPSVTIPYVVPVDSSRQDTTGRKMISEKNSTR